A genomic window from Balneola vulgaris DSM 17893 includes:
- a CDS encoding GNAT family N-acetyltransferase, producing MTSTVDVATDIEIIQADLDNPKHAADIVNIVDLFAKDPMGQNEPLSEEVRVDMIAEMKKIPTTMTYIAYMGEKALGIVTCFIGYSTFTASKTFKIHDVAVHPDARGLGIGTKLLETVEAEAEGLGCSKITLEVRTDNPAKKLYEREGFEYGEPKWWFMTKDLD from the coding sequence ATGACTTCAACTGTAGATGTTGCTACCGACATCGAAATAATTCAAGCTGACCTCGATAATCCTAAACACGCCGCCGATATTGTAAACATTGTGGATCTATTCGCGAAAGATCCAATGGGCCAAAATGAGCCACTAAGTGAAGAAGTTCGCGTTGATATGATCGCGGAAATGAAAAAAATTCCAACAACGATGACCTACATCGCTTATATGGGGGAAAAGGCCTTAGGGATTGTAACCTGTTTTATTGGGTACTCTACCTTCACAGCTAGTAAGACTTTTAAAATTCATGATGTAGCTGTTCACCCCGATGCACGCGGACTAGGTATAGGGACTAAACTCCTTGAAACGGTTGAAGCCGAAGCGGAAGGACTTGGTTGTTCTAAAATCACTCTTGAAGTTCGAACCGATAACCCTGCAAAAAAACTATACGAACGCGAGGGGTTTGAATACGGCGAACCCAAATGGTGGTTCATGACTAAAGATCTAGACTGA
- a CDS encoding GNAT family N-acetyltransferase: MKLNIVQADYYNPTHAEHIVYLTNAYAEDEMGGGQSLSVHVKEHLVEGLKATSNSMVLIAYNNDEPVGIVNCFWAYSTFYAKPLVNIHDLAVVESARGQGVGAALIQEVKRRAIDRGACKVTLEVLENNAARRLYEREGFSYGKPPYYFMSMKLDE, encoded by the coding sequence ATGAAATTAAATATTGTTCAAGCCGATTATTATAACCCCACACATGCAGAGCATATTGTTTATTTGACCAATGCGTATGCGGAAGATGAAATGGGAGGAGGGCAATCGCTAAGCGTACACGTAAAAGAACATTTGGTTGAAGGCTTAAAAGCTACATCAAATAGTATGGTATTGATTGCCTATAACAACGACGAACCTGTGGGAATCGTGAATTGCTTTTGGGCCTATTCAACTTTTTATGCTAAACCTTTAGTTAATATTCATGATTTAGCCGTAGTAGAATCGGCTCGTGGACAAGGTGTGGGAGCCGCTTTAATTCAAGAAGTTAAACGCAGAGCAATAGATCGAGGGGCCTGTAAAGTAACTTTAGAAGTATTAGAAAATAATGCTGCACGAAGACTGTATGAAAGGGAAGGGTTCAGTTATGGAAAGCCCCCCTATTACTTTATGTCGATGAAGTTAGACGAGTAA